A window of the Azospirillum formosense genome harbors these coding sequences:
- a CDS encoding DoxX family protein, whose translation MADTFSTRKDAVAPVAALLDWPGTAWLARLALAAPFVVSGLVKLTDFNGAVAEAAGLGLGLPVLVAVAVIVTQLGGSALFLTRRWCWLGAGILAGFTVVATLLAHAFWTYEGPDRARQTATFLEHLAIVGGFAAAAVLTHRNTHRRGGAP comes from the coding sequence ATGGCCGACACCTTCTCCACGCGCAAGGACGCCGTTGCGCCGGTCGCCGCCCTGCTCGACTGGCCGGGGACCGCCTGGCTCGCCCGCCTCGCGCTGGCGGCGCCCTTCGTCGTCAGCGGGCTGGTCAAGCTGACGGACTTCAACGGCGCCGTGGCCGAGGCGGCGGGGCTGGGGCTGGGCCTGCCGGTCCTCGTCGCGGTGGCGGTGATCGTCACCCAGCTCGGCGGGTCGGCGCTGTTCCTGACGCGGCGCTGGTGCTGGCTCGGCGCCGGGATCCTCGCCGGCTTCACGGTGGTCGCCACGCTGCTCGCCCACGCCTTCTGGACCTATGAGGGGCCGGACCGCGCCCGCCAGACCGCCACCTTCCTGGAGCATCTGGCCATCGTCGGCGGCTTCGCCGCGGCGGCGGTGCTCACCCATCGCAACACCCACCGCCGGGGAGGGGCCCCATGA